GATGGGTGAAGATGATCTCACCGGGACAGGGCGTCAGCCCGGACGCCGCGTCCGCGAGTTGGAGCTCCGCCCGGACGTGTTCGTCCGCCGAGAGCCCTCTGCCTCCGGGGCTCTGCGCGGGAACCGGCGCGACGACCCAGGATTCGCCTCCGTCGAGGCTGCGCGCTTGGGCGCCGATGAACGGTTTCGACCGGTCGCGGGCGTGGAACCCGCCTTCGTTCGAATGGTACCCGACCGTGAACCCGACGACGATCTCGTCGCCCCAGTTCCAGACGCCGTAGTTGGCGGGCCATCCGGCGTATCTTCCCGGTTCGCCGTAGATCGTGATGTGGACCACGCGTTCCCTCCTCGGTTCGGCTGGGAATCCTCGCCGCCCGGTTCGAGCCCGACGAGTCGCCGCAGTTGGCGCACCTCGCGGACGCTCAGGTCGCGGAACGTCCCCGCCGGCATCGAACCGATCCCTAGGGGCCCGAACTGCGTTCGGCGGAGCTTCTTCACGGGCAGGCCGACCGCCAGGCACATGAGCCGAACCTGCCGCTTGCGTCCCTCGTGAATGACGATGCTCAGGCGCGATTCCGCCGCGCCGCGATGCAGAACCGTCACGCGCGCCGGAGCCGTCTTGCCGCCTTCGATGAAGACGCCCTCCCGCAGGCTCGCTACCGCCTCGTCGGTGACGGAACCTCGGACGGTCGCCTGGTAGGTCTTATCGACGCCGTAGCGCGGATGGGTCAGTCGGAACGCGAGATCGCCGTCGTTGGTGAGCAGCAGCACGCCCGACGTGTCCGCGTCGAGCCTGCCGACGGGCGCGAGCCGCTGCGGCATCGGCGGAAGCAGCGCAAAGACCGTGTTCCGACCGCGGGTGTCTTTCGCCGTCGTGATGGTGTCGGTCGGCTTGTTCAGGAGGATGTAGCGATGGTCTGTCGAGATGCGGACCCGCTTGCCGTCGACGCGGACGTCCGCCTGCTTCTCGTTGATTGCGTGACCGGTCTCCGTGACGATCTCGCCATCGACGATGACCCGCCCCTCGCGAATGATGTCCTTGGACGCGCGGCGGGACGCCACTCCGGCGAGGGCGACGAACTTCTCAAGTCGCATCGGGCGCGTCTCCCGGGGGTCGAGTGAACAACTGCTCGAGTTCCTCCAGGGACGGGAGTTCGGAGAGGTCCTTCAGACCGAAGTGGTGCAGGAACTTGTCGGTCGTCGCGTAGAGGAGGGGTCTGCCCGGCACTTCCTTGCGTCCGGCGATGGCGATGAGCTGGCGTTCAGCGAGGGAGTTGAGGGCGCTGTCGCTGTTGACGCCGCGTATCTCCTCGACTTCGGAGCGGGTCACCGGCTGGTTGTAGGCGACGATGGCGAGCGTCTCCAGCGATGCGGTCGAGAGCTTCGAAGCGATTTCACGGCGGAAGAGCCGCCGCACCCAGTCGCTGTACGCCG
The nucleotide sequence above comes from Candidatus Poribacteria bacterium. Encoded proteins:
- a CDS encoding rRNA pseudouridine synthase; amino-acid sequence: MRLEKFVALAGVASRRASKDIIREGRVIVDGEIVTETGHAINEKQADVRVDGKRVRISTDHRYILLNKPTDTITTAKDTRGRNTVFALLPPMPQRLAPVGRLDADTSGVLLLTNDGDLAFRLTHPRYGVDKTYQATVRGSVTDEAVASLREGVFIEGGKTAPARVTVLHRGAAESRLSIVIHEGRKRQVRLMCLAVGLPVKKLRRTQFGPLGIGSMPAGTFRDLSVREVRQLRRLVGLEPGGEDSQPNRGGNAWSTSRSTANREDTPDGPPTTASGTGATRSSSGSRSGTIRTKAGSTPATGRNRSSAPKRAASTEANPGSSRRFPRRAPEAEGSRRTNTSGRSSNSRTRRPG
- the scpB gene encoding SMC-Scp complex subunit ScpB translates to MNPKRLIEALLFAAGEPLTAAQIAESIDDLDAGSVKGLLLDLQAEYDMEARGFQLVEVSNGYQLTTRPAYSDWVRRLFRREIASKLSTASLETLAIVAYNQPVTRSEVEEIRGVNSDSALNSLAERQLIAIAGRKEVPGRPLLYATTDKFLHHFGLKDLSELPSLEELEQLFTRPPGDAPDAT